Genomic DNA from Macadamia integrifolia cultivar HAES 741 chromosome 6, SCU_Mint_v3, whole genome shotgun sequence:
TCCTTTATCTGTTCTGATCCAATGATCCGGCAACCATTGAGAATTAGGATTGAACAGgaccgataccaatccgatcCTATTCCTCCCCATAATTGAACATTGTGTGCAGGTCTTATAAAACCAAATTTTGATGGTCTCTACTTCATGGATTAGTCAACAATATTATTCATATAAGCAGGCATATGAGAAAGATATAGACttgatttggtatgatttatattttaatttcatattgATTTTCATGAAATAGTCAACAAAgagaattttttcaagaaattaaaattgtatGATTGTATCAATctgaaatattaaaaaaaaaaaaaaacttcatttaGTAGTTCAATTTTTAAGAATAgattttctatatttatttccagagatggtggtggtggtggcggggGTGGGGGCAAGGATGGGAAGCGTGTGGCAGTGGTGTGGTAGTGGTTTGGTAGTGGTGGTCGAGTGATTGTGGTGACGGCGGTGGCatgggtggtggtggtagtggtgacAGTGGTGGTGGAGTGGTGGGAGGAGTTGCTGGGATGCTGCCTGTAGCTGAGACGGTGATGGCTAGTTTCATGCTGTAGGAGCAGTGATACACAGTTGGGCATATGAAGTACATTGTGCCTGTTGAGGTAAGGATGATTGTGTCGCTTCCACTGCTGTAGGATTTAAGAGGTCTGCCTGGTACGCAATTTTGATAATCGCTGCTGCTCACTATATCCACAGAATGTTCGCTCGACGCATAATTGAACACTGCAGGTTTTGTAAAACCGAAATTTGATGGTTACCTCTTCCTAACACTATGATGTGCAAATAAttattcaataataataataataataataatgatgataaaaaaatagcaaatttatgatttttctgTTCAGGAGTGGCCTTGACACAAAGGCACGCTAGTCATTGCATGTGCATTCGGCTCTTCTTTTGAGTGCCCATTGCCTAGGTTGGCTCATAGTTACTTGGACAAGTGTCATGTGTTCAGGCGAAGATTCAACACTTTGAAAAAAGGCATGGAGAATGAGGCGTTAAGAACTGTTGGATTCTCGCTGTCGCTCGCCCAGATGGCTATGAGCAAGACCTGGGCGATGAACACTCAGGAGATAAACCGAATCCCATTGCATGCCCCCTACGTCTGTGGTGTAGGGCCACTCTCGGAAAGAAAGCTTTCTCCAATATTATTCATATATCCAATGGAAAAGATACAAAGTCTCTATCTCAATGCTTAGAAATATTAGAAGTTATAAACTTATCTAGTTTGTCACCAACATAGAAAGTCTTTCCTGAAACCCATGTGTTGTAGTCCACACCTAGTGTCCACCCATTACCGTCGCCCACTATGTAGTCAGTGGCATAGACGGCCGGAGCGGCCAAGAGCAGAATTAAGATACCACTTGCGACATCCATGCCTCTTTGAGGCACACCACACCAATTTGCTAATGCAAATTTGAACTAGAACTAGAGGGAGAGTTAAGGAGGAGGCAAGCCAATGGGGACTAGATTTGGGGGGAGAAGAGTTATGAAAGAGGCAAAGGGTCTCCTAAACTTTTATATAATGGACAAACAACTaagaaaaatatggctgaagcAATATTTAATTAGAAGTAAGAAGTTGTGGTATCATCGCAAACATAAGGTTGCTTTATTAGGACCCACAGTTGCAAGTTCGAGTTAAGAAACAGTCTTTTAATGAAACGGTGATAAGATTTGTATATTATGATTCTCCCTAAACACCGTAGTAATCGACACCTCATGCattaaatacatttttttttttttttttttttttaaggaagttGTGGCCTCCAACATTcacattttcttctatttcttaaGTTGAGGCCTCCAACACCTAcatttactatttttatttgttaGATTCTTTTTGTTGATCCATTAATTAGTTATACACCGCTCTTGGGGTTCAAATCTATTAGTCGGTGCTTACGTGTTGATGTGCGgattctttctaaaaaaaaaatgtggccCCACACATGTAGATTAAAGAGAAGCCAACCTCAAGGGATTAGCAcagttggcttggaggggaTACAGTACTCTCTTCAAAAAGCGAGATCCCACAATCTAACTTTCACTGTTGCACCTAACTTCTTCGGGCCACTGCAGATCAAACCTTCACTGTTGCACATAACTTCTTCGGGCCACTACACTAGAGTTTCCATCTTAGACTGACCGGTCCTGTGTGATTAGTCGGGTCAAAGATCTGAACACCCTGgatatcaaaaaaaataaaattaataataataaataaataaataaagagaagtattgattttttttggaatattagcTATATCACAGCCCATTCCTTATGGGCACGTGTCAATAGATTCACCCTTCAATTCAATACACCTCATAGGTTGAGAAACTAATTCattatgctatatatatatatatatatttagaaaTTATTATATATGGtttacccaaaagaaaagtggaagtgttttttcttttttttttttaaaggggaaGGGGTAGGGCTGTTCCCTATACGTGTGCAAGGGCCAATTAAAGGGCACAAGAAAGTATCTAAAAgtgttattttcatttttatggaaAGAGTCGGGCGAAGTGCCTGGGTGCAGGGGCCACAATCCTTCACAGAAGCTATTTCCCTCCACAcatccccccccaaaaaaaaagaaaaaagaaaaaatagatagAGTGAAAAAGTAGTCAAAAAGGCGGTGTATTTCCaaccttgttgatgcttctattaGTGTTCTCATTAGCCCCTGCGCTAATGCAAATGCCACACTAACTTTTAGAAACCCTCTATTGTACAAGTCCTAATCAGGCACCATATGAGAAtagatcaagtcctcgtacgagaacTTGATAATTCCAATTGGACATGGCCACCATTTAATGACTATCAATCCATGTTGATcccatacttaaaaaaaaaaaaaaaaaaaaaaaaaaaaaaaaaaaaaaaaaaaaaaaaaaatcttgatgcACCTCTTTTTCCATCCactcaagaaatattaattCTTAAAAACTTAAATTTTTAATTGAACTAAATTATATAGGAAAAAGAATCACATGATGCCAGAATGCGGATTTCTTGAAGCACCTTCTCACATACCATCTGTGGATCccacactctctcttcattaaatTCCCCCATCCCAGACTGGATATTTTGTAAGCCCACCCATTTCATTTGTGTAAATTTGCACCTTGGTATTATAGCAAACCCTCTCCCTAATAATGTACTATCATTCCAAGTCCAAACAATAGTCAATTTCGACTTACTTTGCATAAAATTGTTCGAAGTGCTTTTATGACCTAATTGGTTAGTATAttaagaaagggagagagatcaCTGTGATGTCAAAGTGCAATTTTCCACCATTGATGGGGTGGGAAATTAAATTGTCCAGTAactatgtttggatgtcaagaaaggaaagggaaggaaaagaaaagaaaagaaaagaaaattggtcATGCTTCAGATACATAATACCTAGAACCATGGTTAGGTGTGTAGAGGACCTAATCGTCTACACCAGCAACAATTCATATCTCAGATCCAACTGCGGACTTTATTTAGGTTTAAGTAGCAATCTCCTAGATGGTCAAAAAAGGctgaagagaaaatggagagcTTTACCTGTGGCATGTAAAGTCTCTTTTGGAGTGAATTTTCCCGCATGATTTGGGATGATTGGGCCAATGGTTCTGTCTCTATCCTCTATCCTCTATCCTTATAGATaacattatccttttttttttttttttagggtttaggtataaGGTAAAGAGGTCTAAATATTTTAGGATTGAGTTTCAGGAATCTGTTCACTGTGAGGCCCATTTGGGTCACTTGAGGAGTGGGGTCCCTCAAAACCGATTCGTTCCATTTAACTACTACAACCCCAGGATTAGGAGATCCTATTTTCACCTTGTGTGATGGAAAACTCggtctattttatttatttatttattattattttttttatgataataaTATTTTGACTCTGAAAGCGTCAGCATtcacaatatttttttctttttaaacaaTCCACAATGAAGTTAGATTGTGGAGAAACGCAGATACACTCCTTTAACTTAAACTCACTTTCAATATAACATTTTACTATAATGGAATTTATTATCATGACCTAAAATCCCATAGTTGGCCTTCAATTATCATCTGAAAATGCCATCAATCCAATTTTAATTTGGTGAACTAGCATAGTCtttaattatttcatttctaaaccTAGATTAGCGAAGTGTTGACTCTTGTTGGGGTAGGTTTGTAGGTTTGTTGATTTCAATACTGAAAAGTGATCGCATATTAAGACATTATATTTTGATACACTTTAATTAGTATAAATATTTTGTATGTGTAtggatattattttattatccttTAATGAAAAAGGAGATTTTTCTCCCCTTTGCAAGGTTGATCTTTACCCTCACTTTATATATTTTCCACATTGATCTATTAAACGTATGAAGAAGAAACCCTAGAGTTCAGGAAGGAGAAAAGGATAGTAAAAGTCAATGGCCGTCAAATAAAAGAGAACGTTTGTATAGCCAATATTTTCTACCACGGATTCAAGTACGCATAAACATGGCTATTCATTTGATTTGCATACTCATATATTTGGATCTCCATGCCTGTTGTTTTGGATCTATGTATTCTATCATCTCTCCCTCAGTGTCTCCGGCTCTTTTGcccctccctcttcctctttcaGTCTTCCTCGGTTCTTccaaagtttttatttttttcttttttctttcttaaatgcTTTAGAAAATAGCTCATGGTCAGCATGCACTTGATGGAATCAAAGCAATCAATTCCAAGCCTGATCTTCGAAGTGTGAAGCAGTCTGAATTGAGAATCCATCTGATATTCATCGATTCGGTACCAATTCTTAGAACCATGATCTTAAGTTagattttgagtttctttgttCGAAATTTCTAGCTAGCTTCATGATTTCTAATTGTAGGTTTCATACATCCatgggttgcctagatggttaGAACGAATTGGGAATTGTGGGAATAGACGTAAGATCCCGGGTTCGATTcctcatctgtgcatctgcgatttatgCTTAGCGTGTGGCTCTTGTGCATCATATATAAGAATGATATATCAAAAACCAGGAATGGAAAGAAACAACTGAAAACATGAAACAACAAAGCTTggggaaagaagaaaacaactCAAAGGAGAAAACAATAGTTCCTAAATTATCAAATATGCTCAATAAGTCATCTAGAACTTCTCATCTCAGCTTATCAATAAAACCCTACATTAAAAGCAGGAACAAATCGGATAGAGCTGCACTGCCTGCTCTTGCCCTAACCAATAAGTGTATAATAGACAACGGAAGCGCCAACCCAAGAACCAGGGCATTGATCTTCTGCAGCTGAGACATTGACCACAAGTTTCATCCCTTGGAAGCAGTCATCGTTAGTTGGGCATAAACTACATAAGAAGTACATTGTGCCTGTTGACCTAAGGATGACTGTGTCTCTTCCACTGCTATAGGTTACAAGAGGGCAAAAACTGGATTAGTTGCTCGTACAATCACCTGGTTGTACAGTCAACATCCAATATCtgtcatttttgtttctaatttttttttcttttttattcttataatggcaGAAAGAAGGACAGGTGTTGGCTATTGGATCCTATCTCCAAGAGGGCTGCTTGTCACACAATTTTGATAGTCGTTACTGCTCACTATGTCCACAGAATGACCCCACCAATAATTGAACACTGCAGGTTTTGTAAAACCAAAATTTGATGGTTAGTACTTACATGCATTAGTCAAAATCATTATTGTTGGGGCTACGAGGTCTTGTATTTCATAGTTTGCATAAGTGGGCTAATCTCAAAAGATTGTTAAGAGGTTGAGGGCTCAAGGGTTGGAGGAATCGACGCATCTTGTGTTTTATCTTTGTCAATGGGACCTTGACGAGCTAGCAGGTCCATGGCGGGGATTTGGGGTGGCAAGACcccaaagaaattttctttatCGCTATATGGATATTTCAATAAATTACTTGTATATGTTTTACTATAAATTTGTAGCAAGGGGTCTTTCTTTATAATCAATCTAAACGTGTTTTGAAGACAAAcaactgtaaccctattcttcatCGATAGTGAAATAGACCTCATCTCACCATAGACGTTGACAATCTTGTCAAACCACACAAATCTTTGCAATTCCTATTCGTACCAAGTATATGagaaaaaactctctctctctctctctctctactccaACAAAATTTGCTTGAGCAGAAGAGATGCAAGATGCATGCATGGTGTATCTGTTAGATCAAGATTAGAAGGTATAAAATTACCTAGTTTGTCACCAACATAGGAAGTCTTTCCAGAAACCCATCTGTTGTAGTCCACACCTTCTGCCCACCCAATACTGCGGCCCACTGTGTACTCAGTGGCACAGACGGCCGGAGCGACCAAGAGCAGAATTAAGATGCCACTTGCCACATCCATGCCTCTCCAGAGCACACAAATTTGCTATCCTAAacttagaggaagaagaagggttgtGGAGGCAATCTTATTGGGACTAGCCTTAGATATAGAAAATGAAAATGCTCTAGATTCAGAGAACCCTTTCCCAATATTTATATTGgaaaatcaatattttatttttatctttttttaatttgttttccccttttcttaaTCATTTTTTGGACTGAATAAATAGTTCATCATTAGATTCTACTATGTTTCGGTTAATTTTTtgtgaatttaaattttattcaaTCCTTGACttttttctagttttatttttacttctttaataatgttggtttttttttttttttaattattattattattatgcaGACTTCTGTAATCAATTGATATACTAGTCCTAACTCCTAACTAGCATTTTGGGATCATCCCTGCtacaaaaatcataatttctgaaaagggtgctccatgatTGTGGGTTCTTTCATTAGTTCTGTGGAAGTGTTGTTTACTATATGAGAGTTTTGACCTTGTGATTATAATCATAGTTTACTATCGTGGAACACcctttttatttaccaaaaaaatataaccaTCTATCCaatcttgaaattttatatcTCAATATCCTAGGCTTGCAATAGCCTAAGTAAGCCCTATACCATATAGGGTTAGCTATATATACGAAAACAACTCCTCACTTGGGGCCTGTTGAATGAAGTTGGTTGATGGATTGGACTGGGGCAGCCAAAACCTgaatttgattctttgatttaaaTTAGATTTTGCTTGATCGTCCGTTGGATTCCATTTATCTGAATTAGAATTATTCAATTTGAATAATTTGTTACTGTTTTATTTTGAATAGAGTGGATTCAAGGGCTAGAATTCAAGTAGCTGATCCCATTTAATTGTGTTCTATTTTGTtttcgtttttgtttttttgttttttgtttttttgcttgTCCTTGTCtgtacttggatccatgtaaccaaccACATTAAGTTAGGGTTAGGCTTGACTGTTGTTGTTTAGCCCAATTGTAGTAGCCATGTAAGACGTGCTTCAGGATCCCCATTGTACGGCTTTGATCGGTCAAGCCAAGGGTGGGTCTAACCTATCCTCACACGGGCAATTAGCCCAACCCcacttttggatttttgaaaaatcatttgAATATGGAATGTTCGGCCCAGGTATATAGCCAGGCCGATACTAGGCTGCGTAAGACTAGATTCACAATCCCTGGCCTAATGGGCCAAACCACAACCCAACTCAAGACTTAATTCTGGTCCACAAGACTGACACCAAGCCCAACTCAATCGGTGACGGTGGGTGGGGTTCCTATTGCTAATAGACGTGAGAAATCATGACTGCGAGTCGAGGTGTCAATGGGCCAGGTTGGGTTcgattttttaaaaccctagcccaaccctaaggtctccTCACTCAACCCAAGCCTTGCTCAGCCTAGGTCGGcctgggatatctcagcccaagcccaatcCTCTCGAGTTTAACCCAATCCATCCCAGCTTTGATGGACCTTGATTGGGCTGAGCCTAACCCAATTCAGCCTAGCCCAATATTATTgattacttggttgcttgatttTGATGCATTACATAgaccaaagaccaaagtttttgtATATATTTCGATTATGGAAAATGAAAGACTTTTTTGTGGACCTTTTTCTATAGGTacctatttataataataataataattattattattattatatacttaatatacaaggttgggttgaactgggttgggttgggttgagacctcaacctagGCCTAACCCAACCCGGCCTTAGGCCCAAAATCCTCAACCTTAGCTATCGGTCTCTAACGATATTGATGCGATATTGATCCTGATCAAATCAAATCGGTGCGTGtcttttgaagaaaaaattatttttatattgttttacccctgaaacgatatggGTAAGTGATCTGGATCAATAAGTACCTAGCATCGATCTtatccaataccaatatgatGCTGCCGAAACTTGAAATCAGAACGAGATTCATTTGATTGATATATGTACTGTACCAATACGacataaattcaaaaaatttcattgaATCGTGTGATGAAGAGATTCGATTCGCGCCCCGAACCAACAAATTCTTATCTTATAGATAAAGAGGTGGTAAGCGGGGATCAAATGGAAACCTAAGGAATGTACACGTGGCTGCCACGTATGAGGAATATGAATTCTCTGTTACCCGGTAGCCTATATATAAAGCCTTGTATCCCACTTTaaacctttaccaaaaaaaaaagtatcccACTTTAAACCATtggaattcaaaatttttagtgAATCTTTCATGATATAGCACTGAATGGAACATCCAATATTTTCTagtatcatgtaatttttttatttcataatatGTTATCTAAATGAGAGGGTTTTTTGTGTAAGCAGCATAGTGAAGCACATGAAGTGCGATAAGACAATATCAAACAACAGAGAGCAAGATCATTTCCTTTTATAAAGAGAGAGATCGACACAAAGGTACTAGTGTATCCTTCCCAAGGGCTCAGAAAACCTTATCTCTTatctaaatatatatttttttaatcaataaaactgaaatatttttaaattaattataattttcatattCTAGTCCCCACTCTCCACATGTTTTTGCTAATTTCATTTCTAACCAAATATCctatcaaaattttcttttattttttcttttcgaaGAGGGATACCCCACTTGCATGCCGCACACTAAAGGGTGGCATCAACGGGGGCATGAGATGGAGCATCATATTAAACAAGCAATTCACTAAAGGATGTCGTGCCAATGGGGCTATGGGACAGAGCATCATATGCAACAAGCAATTGGTTTTCAAAGGGGAAAGAGGGGCATGCATTTAGGGATAGTATCGGTATCATCATCCGTGATACTAATTCGATACCAATCCAAATTGGATTGGATCAGCGTGTAACGATCGGTTTCGcccttatttttcttaaaatgtACAatgtttttactgttttacccttgaaacgacATGGATAACCGATCCAAATCGTTCATGGATCAAGGATTGGTCTTAGCTGATTTCGATATGATACGACCGATGCAATACCGGTACTTGAAAACATGAAGAGGGGTgcccatcattttttttttttttttttttaatttcattttcttttaataataaattTGTTTTACTTCATTTAACTTCACATCTAGCCAAAGGAGAGTGGGTATCTTAAGTCATTGAAGCAACACAAGTGGTGACACAAAATGCATGGAATCAAAGGATCCAAGCTCATGTGCTATGAGGCACAACTCGCACCATAGTATATATATTTACACATATTTATATGAAACAAGATTACTGATCTTACTGATCTTTGATCCTAAGAGTATCAATGAAGCTTTTCCCCTCACCGATGTCATTGGCAGAGAGGAAGTCCAGAAAATCTCTAAAGCTGCTTCCCTTGTATCTCCTAGGACGTAATTGGTCATCAACCAGTTCTTCTGCACACTCCATCTTCTCATCCATGGCCAGGCTATGGAGGCTTCCAAGGGAGAACCTAGTCCTTTGAGAGTTAAGGGTAACCCTATGGAGCACACTCTTGTACAAGCCATTGCTTAAGACCTCAAGATGAGCTCCTACATGAACCTGTAGAGTTCCTTGAACTACTCCATCAGGGACCAGCTTCCAAGTAGAGGTATACTGATCATCTTCCTCATGAGGGACCATGATTTGGAGACCTGGGCAACTCTGGAGAAGGATGGTGATGCAGCTGTAGTCACAATGAGGAGGAAGGCCCAGTACTGGAATATCTGATTGTGGGAGGCAAGGTGGATAGCAGTTAACGGCCATGACTTGCACTCCTGGGTTCATTTTCTCACTCAAGTATGTTGGCCCCA
This window encodes:
- the LOC122082137 gene encoding 2-oxoglutarate-dependent dioxygenase 21, chloroplastic; amino-acid sequence: MEDYEKGKKAQEIIAEVPIIDLAGLNQSPHQRSCIIQQIRKACLEMGFFQIINHGISQSIIEGTLTSASDFFNLPAGDKNKFMSRDVHKPVRYSTTVTSLTDGVDSNRVQFCRVLLKHYAHPLDKWVSSWPAKPPHYREKMGRYCVEVQRVATEVMGAITESLGLGPTYLSEKMNPGVQVMAVNCYPPCLPQSDIPVLGLPPHCDYSCITILLQSCPGLQIMVPHEEDDQYTSTWKLVPDGVVQGTLQVHVGAHLEVLSNGLYKSVLHRVTLNSQRTRFSLGSLHSLAMDEKMECAEELVDDQLRPRRYKGSSFRDFLDFLSANDIGEGKSFIDTLRIKDQ